One region of Cucurbita pepo subsp. pepo cultivar mu-cu-16 chromosome LG03, ASM280686v2, whole genome shotgun sequence genomic DNA includes:
- the LOC111791608 gene encoding protein SENESCENCE-ASSOCIATED GENE 21, mitochondrial-like — protein MARFCSGVKIISGLVSDGLSNALIRRGYTAEAMAASQRAARDDGMMKKEEQAERSREKVAWVPDPVTGYYRPENYSDEIDAVDLRAMMLQPRRKFIEQNE, from the exons ATGGCTCGCTTCTGCTCCGGCGTCAAGATCATCTCCGGTCTCGTTTCCGATGGACTTTCTAACGCTCTCATCAG GCGTGGGTATACGGCGGAAGCAATGGCGGCGTCGCAAAGAGCGGCGAGGGATGACGGAATGATGAAGAAGGAGGAACAAGCAGAAAGGAGTAGAGAGAAGGTGGCGTGGGTTCCAGATCCGGTCACCGGCTACTACCGGCCGGAGAACTACTCCGATGAGATTGACGCCGTCGATCTTCGTGCTATGATGTTGCagccaagaagaaaatttattgaacaaaatgaataa